One window of Enterobacter sp. RHBSTW-00175 genomic DNA carries:
- the silP gene encoding Ag(+)-translocating P-type ATPase SilP, whose product MKNDNAVQHNNQTASEQTLSPDEGHVLHKVRDPVCGMDILPDRAHSSIRYQDHQLYFCSASCESKFKAHPDRYLTEDASEHSHHHHHDHHEVSPDQIKQPHHQAEKENSEGVWTCPMHPEIRRSGPGSCPVCGMALEPLVATASTGPSDELRDMTRRFWLGLLLAFPVLVLEMGSHLFPALRNTVPPQYNTWLQLLLASPVVLWCGWPFFARAGMSLRNRSLNMFTLVAMGTGVAWVYSVIATVFPSWFPASFRNMDGLVAVYFEAAAVITVLVLLGQVLELRAREQTSGAITALLNLAPKTARRLDHDGHETDINAEDVLPGDKLRIRPGESIPVDGIVIEGKTTVDESMVTGESMPVTKTEGDPVIGGTINQTGSLIIRAEKVGDETMLSRIVQMVADAQRSRAPIQRMADSVSGWFVPLVILIAVVAFVIWSVWGPEPRMAHGLIAAVSVLIIACPCALGLATPMSIMVGVGKGAQAGVLIRNAEALERLEKVDTLVVDKTGTLTEGSPTVTGIISLNPGGEISLLRVTAAVEKGSQHPLGMAVVKAAQEKGIAIPAVTHFDAPSGKGVSGDVEGQRVVIGNELAMQENSIVIDNQKAVADTLRMEGATVIYVATDGDLAGLIAISDPVKTTTPDALKALRQAGIRIVMLTGDNQLTAEAVARKLGIDEVEAGILPDGKKAVITRLKESGHVVAMAGDGVNDAPALAAADVGIAMGTGTDVAIESAGVTLLKGDLMILNRARHLSEITMKNIRQNLFFAFIYNALGVPVAAGLLYPVYGILLSPVIAAAAMALSSVSVIVNALRLKSVRLGK is encoded by the coding sequence GTGAAAAATGACAATGCAGTGCAACACAACAACCAGACTGCTTCTGAGCAGACATTATCCCCGGACGAGGGCCACGTATTGCATAAGGTGAGAGATCCCGTGTGCGGGATGGACATCCTGCCCGACAGGGCGCACAGCAGCATTCGATACCAGGACCATCAACTTTATTTCTGCTCCGCCAGCTGTGAGAGTAAATTTAAAGCCCATCCCGATCGTTATCTTACCGAAGATGCCAGTGAACATTCCCATCACCATCACCACGATCATCACGAAGTCAGCCCTGATCAGATAAAACAGCCTCACCACCAGGCGGAGAAAGAGAATTCTGAAGGTGTGTGGACATGTCCGATGCACCCGGAGATACGCCGCAGTGGTCCCGGAAGCTGTCCTGTCTGTGGAATGGCACTGGAGCCGCTCGTAGCTACGGCATCCACGGGGCCAAGTGATGAACTTCGCGACATGACAAGACGCTTCTGGCTGGGGTTGTTGCTGGCGTTTCCGGTTCTGGTACTCGAAATGGGATCTCATCTGTTTCCCGCCTTGAGGAATACAGTACCGCCACAGTACAACACATGGCTGCAGCTGCTTCTGGCCTCTCCTGTCGTGTTGTGGTGTGGCTGGCCATTCTTCGCCCGGGCCGGAATGTCGTTACGTAACCGCTCCCTGAATATGTTTACCCTTGTTGCAATGGGCACCGGCGTAGCCTGGGTGTACAGCGTCATTGCAACCGTCTTCCCCTCCTGGTTTCCTGCATCGTTCAGAAACATGGATGGCCTGGTGGCCGTTTATTTTGAAGCCGCAGCAGTTATTACGGTGCTTGTTCTGCTGGGACAGGTTCTTGAGCTGCGGGCACGGGAACAAACCTCAGGTGCCATTACTGCACTACTGAATCTTGCCCCCAAAACCGCCAGGCGGCTGGATCATGACGGTCATGAAACGGATATTAATGCGGAAGATGTTCTGCCTGGCGATAAGCTCCGCATCAGACCAGGAGAGAGTATTCCGGTCGACGGTATTGTGATCGAAGGCAAAACAACCGTTGATGAATCGATGGTGACCGGGGAATCTATGCCGGTTACCAAAACGGAGGGTGACCCTGTCATCGGGGGGACCATTAATCAGACAGGGAGTCTCATCATCCGTGCAGAGAAAGTCGGTGATGAAACAATGCTCTCACGAATTGTTCAGATGGTCGCTGATGCACAGCGTTCGCGTGCCCCCATCCAGAGAATGGCTGACAGCGTTTCAGGCTGGTTTGTTCCTCTGGTGATACTTATCGCGGTTGTTGCTTTCGTGATCTGGTCTGTCTGGGGGCCCGAGCCCAGGATGGCGCACGGTCTCATTGCGGCTGTGTCGGTCCTGATTATTGCCTGTCCCTGCGCGCTGGGGCTGGCCACGCCGATGTCGATAATGGTGGGGGTGGGCAAAGGAGCCCAGGCCGGGGTGTTAATCAGGAATGCCGAAGCCCTTGAGCGTCTTGAAAAAGTGGACACGCTGGTTGTCGACAAAACAGGCACGCTCACGGAAGGTTCGCCTACGGTGACAGGGATTATCAGTCTCAATCCGGGTGGGGAAATATCTCTTTTGCGTGTAACAGCCGCAGTGGAAAAAGGCTCGCAGCATCCGCTGGGTATGGCAGTAGTTAAAGCAGCACAGGAAAAGGGGATCGCAATACCCGCAGTCACTCATTTCGATGCACCGTCGGGTAAAGGTGTCTCAGGCGATGTCGAAGGTCAACGGGTTGTTATTGGTAATGAACTGGCTATGCAGGAAAACAGTATCGTTATTGATAATCAAAAGGCCGTTGCGGATACGTTGCGGATGGAAGGCGCTACCGTTATCTATGTGGCCACAGACGGGGACCTTGCAGGCCTGATAGCTATCTCGGATCCCGTGAAAACAACCACGCCGGATGCGCTTAAAGCTTTGCGTCAGGCGGGGATCCGCATTGTTATGCTCACCGGGGATAACCAGCTTACTGCTGAAGCAGTCGCACGGAAACTGGGAATAGATGAGGTTGAAGCCGGAATTCTGCCGGATGGCAAAAAAGCAGTGATAACCCGACTGAAAGAGTCTGGCCATGTGGTTGCGATGGCCGGAGACGGTGTGAATGATGCCCCGGCGCTGGCAGCGGCTGACGTGGGTATAGCCATGGGAACGGGTACAGATGTGGCAATTGAAAGTGCCGGAGTCACCCTTCTCAAAGGCGACTTGATGATACTGAACAGGGCCCGTCATCTGTCAGAGATCACCATGAAAAATATCCGTCAGAATCTGTTTTTTGCATTTATCTACAACGCACTTGGCGTGCCTGTGGCTGCAGGTCTGCTTTATCCTGTGTATGGAATACTGCTGTCGCCAGTTATTGCGGCGGCGGCCATGGCTCTTTCCTCCGTCAGCGTCATTGTGAATGCGTTGCGTCTGAAAAGTGTCAGGCTCGGGAAATAA
- a CDS encoding DUF411 domain-containing protein gives MKKVVLMALALGLSLPAMASEKVIDMYKSENCGCCSLWGKAMEKDGFEVRTHVMNDQALSALKEKHAIPAGLRSCHTAVAGNLIIEGHVPATTIHKAMQSGSGIYGLATPGMPAGSPGMEMGARKEAYDVIAFSPDGSKKVFQRIE, from the coding sequence ATGAAAAAAGTGGTTCTGATGGCGCTGGCTCTCGGCCTTTCACTGCCCGCGATGGCGAGTGAAAAAGTGATTGATATGTACAAATCTGAAAACTGTGGCTGTTGTTCCCTGTGGGGCAAGGCGATGGAAAAAGACGGGTTTGAAGTACGAACTCACGTCATGAATGATCAGGCGCTGTCAGCCCTGAAAGAAAAGCATGCTATTCCTGCAGGACTGCGAAGTTGTCATACCGCGGTTGCCGGTAATTTGATCATTGAAGGCCATGTGCCTGCGACAACGATACATAAGGCAATGCAGTCTGGTTCAGGTATATACGGTCTCGCCACCCCCGGTATGCCAGCAGGAAGTCCTGGAATGGAGATGGGAGCCCGAAAAGAGGCTTACGATGTTATCGCATTCTCACCGGATGGAAGTAAAAAAGTCTTCCAGCGAATCGAATAG